Proteins encoded within one genomic window of Candidatus Poribacteria bacterium:
- a CDS encoding phytanoyl-CoA dioxygenase family protein: MGNVFREVNAMQLTTEQLAAWKRDGIIVVPNVFSPDTIAPALEEMEHNAYDGLTYAEYRAKWDPQPDALKSAYEKNSDLQLLAGPFGKAVHFPTGLEAVDTLIENETYLTIAQQLLGTEEIRLGYGQIFLREGLTDSRHSEHPWQGYHIDNATNSPLPPHPDWQRYGYVLTAIFLHDIELDGAPMLVCPGSQNQLDKIWEKYPGRAGGMGIPDLREFKGELTDPVPLTAKAGSVSFRSSYLVHAAQPFENKSRQRGWMGFHFHRADNDDWCKTTRPVPGWGTPQYMKFVAQTTPTVRRVLGWPPLGDEYYTPEALARLEQAYPGIDLEPYR; this comes from the coding sequence ATGGGAAACGTTTTCAGAGAGGTAAACGCTATGCAACTGACAACGGAACAATTGGCAGCATGGAAACGAGATGGAATTATCGTGGTCCCCAACGTGTTTTCTCCGGATACAATTGCACCTGCATTAGAAGAGATGGAGCACAATGCTTACGATGGCTTGACTTACGCCGAATATCGAGCAAAGTGGGATCCGCAACCGGATGCACTGAAAAGTGCCTATGAGAAGAACAGCGATCTGCAACTGCTTGCCGGTCCGTTCGGTAAAGCAGTGCATTTTCCGACAGGTTTGGAAGCGGTGGATACGCTCATCGAAAACGAGACGTATCTCACAATCGCACAACAACTCTTAGGCACGGAAGAAATTCGACTTGGGTATGGACAGATCTTCCTTCGAGAAGGGCTCACCGATAGTCGTCATAGTGAACACCCGTGGCAAGGTTACCACATCGACAATGCGACGAACTCACCCTTACCCCCGCACCCGGATTGGCAACGCTACGGATATGTTCTGACCGCTATCTTCCTACACGACATCGAATTAGACGGTGCGCCGATGCTCGTCTGCCCCGGTTCACAGAACCAGTTGGATAAAATATGGGAGAAGTATCCGGGCAGAGCAGGTGGCATGGGTATTCCTGACCTACGTGAATTTAAAGGAGAACTCACAGATCCGGTGCCCCTTACAGCGAAAGCGGGGAGTGTGTCGTTCCGATCCAGTTACTTGGTTCATGCCGCACAACCGTTTGAGAACAAGAGCAGACAACGCGGGTGGATGGGCTTTCACTTCCATCGCGCCGACAATGACGATTGGTGTAAAACAACGCGTCCGGTGCCGGGGTGGGGCACCCCGCAGTATATGAAATTTGTCGCTCAAACAACCCCCACTGTGCGACGCGTTTTGGGGTGGCCCCCTCTTGGCGATGAATACTATACACCCGAGGCACTCGCACGTCTTGAACAGGCATATCCAGGCATTGATTTGGAGCCTTACCGGTAA